The Vicia villosa cultivar HV-30 ecotype Madison, WI unplaced genomic scaffold, Vvil1.0 ctg.000077F_1_1, whole genome shotgun sequence genome segment tgttttttgaaaaatcaattttattgtgTTTTGAAAAAAACTCGTTTTTACTATATGTTCAAAAAACTcggttttactgtattttcaaaaaacttgattttactgtattttctaaaaatcgagtattttgaaaataccgtaaaattgagtttttaccaaaaatacaataaaattgagtttttttccaaatatacagtaaaatcgatttttcaaaaatacaataaaagTGAGTTATTTAattacagtaaaatcgagttttttcaaaaatataataaaatcgagTTTCTGATAATACagtaaaaacaaattttttaaaatatagtaacatcgagtttttcaaaaaatatagtaACATCGAGTTtctgaaaatacagtaaaaacgagtttttttttttaaaatacagtaacatcgagttttttcgaaaatgCAGTAAaatgagttttttgaaaatatagtaaaatcgagtttttttttgaaaatatagtaaaatcgagtttttcaaaattacagtaaaattgagtttttccaaaattactgtaaaatcgagttttttttttggagaatacaataaaattgattttttttggaaatatagtaaaattgattttatctaaaaatacagtaaaatcgagtttctccaaaaatacaataaaatcgagGTTTGTGAAAATACAGTGAaatcaagttttttgaaaatacagtaaaatcgagttttatgAAAATACTGTAAAATCGAGTCTTTTtcgaaaatacagtaaaatcgagttttttgaaaatacacaaaaattgattttttttattttcgaaaaaaacaacttgtttatttttcgtaaaaatcgacttttttatttttcgtaaataatcgacgtttttgtttgaaaaaaaatggctttttttttatttttccgtaaaaaatcgacttttttaattaaaaaaacaattttttttttattttaaaaaaatcaaaaatttaatttaattttttttttttttttgaaaaataaattcaatTTAGATACTAGTCatagttttaaaaaacaaaacaaataatttacttcattattcaaaatttcaaatcaaGAACATAAACCACCCCATTACCCACCGGAGAAACCCTCGCCATCGCCgagaaaaaaaacaacacaacCACCTTCACCTGAAAAAATGGAGGACACCGGTGAAATGAAGCAAGAGCTTCAACTTCAACTCTACAAACTTCACCACATAAAATCAGAGGAAACTCTAAACCACATACTCTCCACTCTCTGGAACACAAGGAAAACCGGTCTTCCCCCTTCCGATAAATCGCATTTCCAATCCCTTCTCAATCTCTCTTCACATTCCCAACTCGATCCTGTACTATATTCTACTgctttcttctttttcattcaaattcaaattcaatgaAATTCATGTTAATTCGAAACGCGTGAAATAGGTGTTGGCGTGCCTTCGATGGCTTATCAGAAAATTTGTTTATCAAAACTGGAGCGACGACGAGCTTCTCAAATTATTTCCTGACGATCTTCCGTTGCAGTTGCAAACCATTCTTTTACTCGCTTTCCAGAAAAATCGTCATCGCTGGAAGCAAGATATATCTTCACAACAACATGTAATTCCATCATTTACTCTCATTTTTTACAACAATTTTGTTCCATTCCATCCTAATAAAATATCTACAACAATGAAATGTGATTTCTTTTCGGTTTCACTCTGTTCTGTTCTGCTCCGTTTATCTTAAAATTTCTTTCAATAGGTATTTTTGAAAAAGTTAGAGTTATTAATTGGATATTATTCTTCTTCTCTTGCTTTTATGTGTTAAGGATTTGTTGCCAAGGACAACTGTTTTGGATCAGGCccctccatctttttcttcagcacCTTCTTCCTCGATGTCAACATCTATGAGGCCACGTCAAGAAGATGATGCTCTTTCCCAGCTTGATATCGCTTCTTCTGAGAACTTGCTACTTGAGGTCAGTTGGTTTTGCTATGTCTTCTTATTTATCTTGTATCATATCCTTGATTTTGCATTAGCTGCATATCTTTTCCTATTACTGTTAATTTTTTATACATCATCAAAAATTTCAAACTACATTACACAGTCTTATCTTTTAGATACTTGAATTCACTGAGGTATGCATTACAGAGGTAGATGTATAAGATTTCATTAGGCTGCATATGAAAATGGTTGAATGTTCTGTACGTATATGGCGAATATCATTCAGCTGCATAAATTGGTACAATGCTTCAAATTGGAAGATTTTCAAAAGATTTGGTGCTAGGCAAATTTGAAAAAGTTTTGGAAAAAGAATATGGCAATAGTATGTGGAAGATCAATGAAATGGAATTAAAAAACATAACCAAGTtaaaatatatcatataaatAATAACGAAGTGTGAAAGGGAAGATATAGTTGACAAGAGCTTTGGTTAGCTAGAATTCTAAagttctattttcttttatttatttatttgttataatttataaaataaaattgtaggAAAACCTTCCTTACCTCAAATCAATGACATGGACGATGGAGAATCGCGGCGCATCCCCTGCAGATAGAGTGGCTATAATCACCCTTAAGGTAATGTGTAAAAAAGTAGCTTGTTTAGAGGACAGCAACAGTGAACATGCAATGTTGAAATAATTTATTGGAGCTGCGGTGGTAATGTTGTTATAGTAGTATGAAAGGATATCCTTGTGATATCTGTTTTCTTTTATAGCTGCAGGATTGTAGTAACTCTCCATTAGGCGAAACAGAGCTCAAGTTTCAGCTCACAAAGGATACATTTGAGGCTATGCTGAGATCACTGACATACATCAGTGAACAGCTAATTGCTGTAAGACATTCTTTTATATAACTATAGTTATGATGGTGAATTGGAAGATAAATCCCAAATTAACAAAGTTTATCAAGagtattttgttgaaaatgaggAAGAGTGTTAGTTTTTTTCCTCACGAAAACCTATTTGCTCTGAATTGAAGAGTTAATCATGATATCTGATAATAAGAAGGAAAAGCAGAAGATTCCTTTGAATTATTTAAAGTTTTTGTTCTGTATGCTGCAGACAACAGTCTTTAGAATTGTATTTATTTGTGTCCCTCACGTATGTGTTTGCACTGCAGGTTGGGACTACTTCCAGGCCAGCAAACAAGAAACAAAGGAAGTAACTTGTTTTCTGGTAATGTCTCATAGGTTAGGAATACTTATAAATATTAAGACAGTATCTCATACTTTTAGATGAAGAAAGTGAAAAACAGAGCTAGTAAAATAAAAAGAACATGGCTCTGACATGCTTTGTAATTCCATTCTTTCATGGATGACATTGAAGTAAGCTTCCAGCTTGTTGTAAACAGTTTCTCCATCTTAAGATTTGTACTAGTCAAGATATGGATACAATGCTTTCTCTTTTAACTTTTTGTTTACCTTGAGATTGAGACAGTGTAATGAAGTGAAAAAATTCATGTTTCTTTTCCCCCGTTTTTTTCACACCTGCCCATCTTGAAAGTCGAACCAAACTTCATTTTCTAGCGcttacaacatcaacaacaatcaaGCCTTATCCCATTAAATGGAATCGACTACATACTCATTAtgtaaagaagagaaaaagaagtaGGAAAAATAACACAGAAGCCGGAAACAACTACTTGGTATATACACAAACATATTCAATCACCATTTCTACAATCAAATTATAATGTACAAAAATCCAATTTCTTTTGGACTACACAAGGGGCAACACTGTTGGAAATAAGCTCTCACCCTATACATATACCAAATAGCTCACACTCAAGGGTAAAACTGAACCAAAAAACTACAGACTTCAAGAATTAAAACCAAAACTCATTCTTGAAGAAACCAATCCATCACAATTATAGAAATCTGACCCAACTACCATTAGCCAAGACATGTCGCTGCCGAGGCTACAAACTCAAATTCCCACCACcaaagaaaaaaacataaataacaaaCTCACTACTCTTCCATCTCCCTCAAAATAAACTCTCTCGATATCAATCAGAATCGCTAGAGCTCAAACTGGAACTAGATTTCTTACTGTGAGCTTTTTCTCAATTACTAGAGTGGCTACTGGATACATTTTCCGATTTATCAACGGTAGTTCTGCTCATTTCTTCAGCATTTGTTGATGCATCAGTTTTCTGCTCATTCAACTTTGCCGAGCCAACTTCATTTGCTTCTATTTTGATCGAAGCATCTTTTGCATCCAATTTTTCTGGAAGCTCCCCATGATTATCTTTGGGGATTTCCTTTATAGCAACATCGATATCTTCCAGGGATCTGGCTTCAATAACTTGAAGGTCTGAATTTACTTCAACTTGATCTTTACATTCTTCACTACCAAGCTGATCTTTTATCGTACTTGGCAGGATGACATCGCTAACATCAACTCCTTCTTGAAGTTGCTTAAAAGCTATGTCAATATCTTCAAGGGATCTTGCTTCAAGAACTGGTATGTCATTGTCCTGCTCAACCTCTGCTGTCTTTACATCCTCCGGCAATGAACTAAGTTGAGCATCTCTAGTTTCATCATGTACAATGTCATTATGATGCAATGCACCAACATCACCGACACTAAAATCCCCAACGGTGTCCAATTCTGACAAGAATTCCTCATTAATCTCATTCATATAGTCAAATTCATTGATATTTTCTTCATTGTTCGGAGACATGAAGCCCTCTGCTGAAGGAACTAAGTTCTGTCGAGCTTCATTTTGGTCGTCATTCGCAATTTCCCTACGTTGGTTATGAACTTCCAACTGCGCTTCACTAGTGGGTGAACGGAATTCAGGTGTGTCAGAATTAACAGAAGTTGCAGTAGAGACAAAAACCGAAGTTGCATCTAAGGGGAATTCAGGTGTGTCAGAATTAACAGAAGTTGCAGTAGAGACAAAAACCGAAGTTGCATCTAAGTCGTCATGCGATTCTCCAACTCCATAATTGGAAGTGCCTGCATCTTGTGAAGGTTCTACCTTAATATCTTCGGAACTCTGTAGAATGTCAAAAAATTTATTATCAATTATTTTAGCTTAGAGTATTAGATCAATAACATCACTTTACCCCAAACAAATGCAATGTCAGCAGAGCTGTTACAAGCATTAGTTGAAAACAGatcaaaaggaaaaataaattattcatgCATTTATTCATGCGTTTCAATCACGTGCATGCAGAAATAATCACAAGAAAACATATTTTGAACAATTACTTCTTTATAAGCAACAATTCTATCCACTTGTGCAATAGAAGTGCAGTAGTCATATGCTAAGTATCTTTTAAAGGATGTTGGGATGAAATATGATGGATAAAAAAGGATTCCTATCGAACTATTGCGGTCTGCTCTTAGTCGCCTAATTGCGGCATTTGTGTTGCCTTCATTGCAGCCGCCAACACTTACATTGTGTTGGGTTTGAAGGGGTGGATTTAGTCCCGCATTACTTAGAGATTTGACTTGtattgtgtttataagtgggggaaATCCTTAGCTTACAAAatggttttgtagggatgagttaggctccGTTCAAATTCTAAAGTGGTATAGAGCCTATTCTAGATCACTTGTTGGGCTTCCGGCTTCCCGCATTGTCCATGCTTCAGACTCATTGAGACCTAAGCATCAGGGGATGTGTTGGAAATTCTGTATTCAATGTGATCCACCCCTAGCTGTCTAATTGCGACATTTGATTTGACTTGCCTTCATTATGTTGGGTTTGAAGGGGGTGGATTTTGTCTCACATTTCATAGAGATATGATTTGTGTAGTGTTTATAAAGCTTGGACAACCCTCACCTTACGAGCCGGTTTTGTAGAGATGAATTAGACTCTCATACAATACAATGAAGGTGTCAGAGATTACAATAAGGCAAGCCAAATGCTGCAATTGTGTTAGTAGGGCGGACCGTAATAAAGGCAAAATTtccaacacaccccctcacgctaaGGTCTCAATGAGCCTCAAGCGTGGACGATGCAGAAAGCCAAACAAGTGACCTAGGTTAGGCTCTGATATCATCTTAAGAATATGTGGGCAAACcaaactcaaccctacaaaatatGTTGTGAAGATAGGCAAACCAAACTCTAATTCTATCAGAAATGATTGTTTTCAAGCTGAGAAGCATAGATGAGAAGCAAACCAAACACATTCACCAGTTTGAGAGGAAGAGGAAATGGTGTAAATAATGTATTTTTGTAATTATTAGTAGTCATTTGTATTCGGCCCATTAGTCCATTATTCATATCATCCATTAGATTTAGAATTACCTATTTAGATAGATTAGTGATTGtacattatttataatttaaaaatatatcggATGTTATTTTTCTACATTTATAAATAGAAGTTGGTGTTTAGTCTTTTGTATCAAGTTAGTATCAATCATATTTCACcatgattatatatatttttcactCTTCTTCTCATTCTTTTTTCTAAAACTCATAATTTCAACAAGAATAATACCAGTAGGAGGAAAAACTACAATTCCCGTGTTTAAATTGAATAGGAAAATAGTTCTATCTAGCAAAACATTTAAAGCCGTGTGTGTATTTATCACGTGATTTTCCTTAAACATATGGAAACTAAAGCAAAAGAATTTCAAGGGATGAGTAATTTGACTTACTTGACTTTCATCATGATCATTGGAAGATTGTGCACCCACCAATTTATCAGAGCTTGACAGATGATACTCCAAGTTGGATGGAGACTTGACATCAACTTCATGTTGGCTATCAGAAGTGGAAGAAACCATATTGTAATCCAAATCTTGGTGGATATCTGTGTTACCTTGCTCCACAGAACTTGACAAAAAGACATTATCTTGTTCAATTGGAAATCTGTGTTCCTCATTTGACAAATTTTCCTCTAAATGCTCCGTTTCTACTGGTGAGAACTGTG includes the following:
- the LOC131623685 gene encoding uncharacterized protein LOC131623685 isoform X2, producing the protein MEDTGEMKQELQLQLYKLHHIKSEETLNHILSTLWNTRKTGLPPSDKSHFQSLLNLSSHSQLDPVLACLRWLIRKFVYQNWSDDELLKLFPDDLPLQLQTILLLAFQKNRHRWKQDISSQQHDLLPRTTVLDQAPPSFSSAPSSSMSTSMRPRQEDDALSQLDIASSENLLLEENLPYLKSMTWTMENRGASPADRVAIITLKDCSNSPLGETELKFQLTKDTFEAMLRSLTYISEQLIAVGTTSRPANKKQRK
- the LOC131623685 gene encoding uncharacterized protein LOC131623685 isoform X1, whose product is MEDTGEMKQELQLQLYKLHHIKSEETLNHILSTLWNTRKTGLPPSDKSHFQSLLNLSSHSQLDPVLACLRWLIRKFVYQNWSDDELLKLFPDDLPLQLQTILLLAFQKNRHRWKQDISSQQHDLLPRTTVLDQAPPSFSSAPSSSMSTSMRPRQEDDALSQLDIASSENLLLEENLPYLKSMTWTMENRGASPADRVAIITLKLQDCSNSPLGETELKFQLTKDTFEAMLRSLTYISEQLIAVGTTSRPANKKQRK